The following are encoded in a window of Bacteroidia bacterium genomic DNA:
- a CDS encoding OmpH family outer membrane protein — protein sequence MKLVFRTLFFFALIVPLAATAQQEAKVQKIGYVNVNELLQSMARVQTVKDDLEKHGTQLETQITNMAGELDRKVEAYYNEVNTMSDAVRKDKEREITQLRERIERFQQEAQDDLTAREKSLLEPILKDVREAIKKVATDNGYTYVIDTSSGLMLFNDESYNLMALVKAQLGD from the coding sequence ATGAAATTAGTATTCAGGACGCTCTTTTTCTTTGCTTTAATTGTGCCATTGGCCGCTACAGCTCAGCAAGAAGCGAAAGTTCAAAAAATCGGATATGTCAATGTAAATGAATTGCTCCAGTCCATGGCGAGAGTGCAAACTGTAAAGGATGATCTTGAAAAACATGGGACGCAGTTGGAAACCCAGATCACGAATATGGCCGGGGAGCTTGACAGAAAAGTTGAGGCCTATTATAATGAGGTTAATACCATGAGTGATGCAGTTCGCAAGGATAAAGAGCGCGAAATCACTCAGCTCCGGGAAAGGATCGAACGCTTTCAGCAGGAAGCTCAGGACGATTTAACAGCAAGGGAAAAGTCGCTGCTGGAGCCCATCCTTAAAGATGTTCGCGAAGCAATTAAGAAGGTAGCCACAGACAATGGTTATACCTATGTTATTGATACGAGTAGCGGATTGATGCTTTTTAATGATGAATCCTATAATCTTATGGCATTAGTAAAAGCACAACTTGGCGATTAA
- the bamA gene encoding outer membrane protein assembly factor BamA, which produces MKLFSVLIIVAFTFTLSSAQIGDYSMPSTYTIKGIEVSGDESYSSNVVIAFSGLTVGEEIKIPGNEIANAIRKLWKQNFFSVVEINADSVDGRDIYLNIYVETSPRLAQFTFEGLNKSQSNKLRDELNIKRGDIVTRQLRENTSSRIKNYYIEKGRYFADVEIVAKPDSLFNNNSVRLIIHVDRGERIRIKEIEILGNDAIPDKKLEGSMRETREKQFWNPFRSSKFIPQEYENDKRQLISYYNSEGYRDASIITDSVYRMDEKNLKIDITVKEGDKYYYRDIAFTGNTKYSTKMLMDIIGIDKGDVYNPTLLERNLSLNPEGYDVSSLYMDNGYLFFRYNVVEVGVENDSIDIEIRIMEGPQATVSRVTVSGNTKTHDHVILREIRTRPGDKFNRSDIIRSTRELAQLGYFDQELLDVAPKPNPEDGTVELEYKVVEKSTDQIEFQGGWGAGQVIGTIGLSFNNFSIQDLFNKDAWKPIPSGNGQRISLRASSNGRFYQNYSFSFTEPWFGGRKPNALTTSFYHSSFTPSGLGKDDSLYNRLQTSGATLGLGKRLKWPDDWFTLYQAISYQRYSLRNYSIFPGFSNGTSNNINYNFILSRNSLDGTIWINSGSSFSIAGEIAPPYSLFSDKIYETPAEKYKWLEYHKWSFDATWYAPVIEKFVLKAEARFGFLGLYNRELGITPFERYELGGDGLSNINLDGRDIIALRGYANGAVTPTSTQGATIFDKFTLELRYPLSLNPSATIYGLIFAEAGNSFMSFDEYSPFEVKRSAGVGVRIFLPFFGLFGVDYGFPFDQPHIGQRNRSGEFHLSIGQQF; this is translated from the coding sequence ATGAAATTATTTTCAGTTTTAATTATAGTTGCTTTCACTTTCACGCTTTCGTCTGCCCAGATCGGAGACTATTCAATGCCATCTACTTACACCATAAAAGGTATAGAAGTTAGCGGAGATGAATCTTATAGCAGCAATGTCGTGATTGCCTTTTCGGGGCTCACGGTTGGAGAAGAAATCAAAATACCGGGCAATGAGATCGCAAATGCCATAAGAAAATTATGGAAGCAGAATTTCTTTTCTGTTGTTGAGATCAATGCCGATTCAGTGGATGGACGGGATATTTACCTGAACATATATGTAGAAACCAGCCCACGCCTGGCACAATTCACATTTGAAGGACTAAATAAGTCACAATCAAATAAGCTCCGGGATGAACTGAATATCAAAAGGGGAGATATTGTAACCCGGCAATTGCGGGAGAATACTTCTTCCCGGATTAAAAACTACTATATAGAGAAAGGACGCTATTTCGCTGATGTAGAAATAGTAGCTAAGCCTGATTCGCTTTTCAACAACAATAGTGTCCGGCTCATTATCCATGTGGATCGTGGGGAAAGAATAAGGATAAAAGAAATTGAGATCCTGGGAAATGATGCGATCCCGGATAAAAAGCTGGAAGGGAGCATGAGAGAGACCAGGGAAAAACAGTTCTGGAATCCCTTCAGAAGCTCAAAGTTTATTCCTCAGGAATATGAAAATGATAAGCGACAACTCATCAGCTATTACAACAGTGAGGGCTATCGGGACGCCTCCATCATAACTGACTCTGTTTATAGAATGGATGAAAAGAACCTGAAGATAGATATTACCGTAAAAGAAGGCGACAAATACTATTACCGTGATATAGCTTTTACGGGAAATACCAAGTACAGTACAAAAATGCTGATGGATATTATAGGGATAGACAAAGGAGATGTATACAATCCTACCCTTCTTGAGCGTAATCTTTCGCTGAATCCTGAGGGATACGATGTCTCTTCTTTATACATGGATAACGGTTATCTCTTTTTCCGGTATAATGTTGTGGAAGTGGGTGTAGAGAATGACAGCATTGATATAGAGATCAGGATAATGGAGGGGCCACAGGCCACGGTGAGCCGCGTGACGGTGAGCGGCAATACAAAGACCCATGATCATGTAATACTCAGGGAAATCCGGACAAGGCCCGGAGATAAATTTAATCGAAGCGATATCATCCGCTCTACAAGAGAACTGGCGCAGTTAGGGTATTTTGACCAGGAGCTGTTAGACGTAGCGCCAAAACCAAACCCAGAGGATGGAACTGTAGAATTGGAGTACAAAGTAGTGGAGAAATCCACGGACCAGATTGAGTTTCAAGGAGGTTGGGGTGCAGGTCAGGTGATTGGAACGATCGGCCTTTCCTTTAATAACTTCTCTATTCAGGATCTTTTTAATAAAGATGCGTGGAAACCTATTCCTTCGGGAAATGGACAGCGCATCAGCCTCAGGGCCTCATCGAACGGACGTTTTTATCAGAACTATTCATTTTCATTTACGGAGCCCTGGTTTGGCGGAAGAAAGCCCAACGCCCTCACCACTTCATTTTATCATTCAAGCTTTACACCCAGCGGACTGGGAAAGGACGACTCGCTCTATAACAGATTGCAGACTTCTGGCGCTACCCTGGGTTTAGGCAAAAGATTGAAATGGCCTGACGACTGGTTTACGCTTTATCAGGCCATTTCCTACCAGCGCTATTCACTTAGAAATTATAGCATTTTTCCTGGTTTTTCCAACGGGACATCAAATAATATAAACTATAATTTCATCCTGAGCAGGAACTCTTTGGATGGCACTATATGGATCAATAGCGGGTCAAGCTTCTCTATTGCCGGTGAAATTGCTCCGCCTTATTCCCTGTTTTCAGATAAAATTTATGAAACGCCTGCTGAAAAATATAAATGGCTGGAATACCATAAATGGAGTTTTGATGCAACGTGGTATGCCCCGGTAATTGAAAAATTTGTGTTAAAGGCAGAAGCACGCTTTGGTTTTCTGGGACTTTATAATCGCGAATTGGGTATTACGCCTTTTGAGCGATATGAATTGGGGGGTGATGGCCTTAGTAATATCAATCTTGATGGCCGGGATATTATCGCACTTCGGGGATATGCAAATGGTGCCGTGACGCCTACTTCTACACAAGGTGCAACGATCTTTGACAAGTTTACGCTGGAATTGCGCTATCCATTATCCCTCAATCCCTCCGCTACTATTTACGGGCTTATCTTTGCCGAAGCTGGAAACAGCTTTATGAGTTTTGATGAATACAGTCCTTTTGAGGTCAAGCGATCCGCAGGAGTAGGCGTTCGGATTTTCCTTCCGTTCTTCGGACTATTTGGTGTTGATTATGGTTTTCCATTTGATCAGCCGCATATCGGACAACGAAACCGGAGTGGGGAATTCCATCTTTCTATTGGCCAGCAATTCTGA
- a CDS encoding isoprenyl transferase: MSDTLLSQLDKNKLPHHIAIIMDGNGRWAQEKGQNRIFGHSNGVVAVRNCVEASAELGVRYLTLYAFSTENWQRPKAEVTALMELLVHTIRKEIKTLNDNNIKLETIGDINRLPAGCYQELMEAKKATKHHQRLTLILALNYSARWDLIQATRRIAEEVENGKLRIDEVDEKCISQHLTTAPFPNPELLIRTSGEYRISNFLLWESAYTELHFSKKLWPDFSKEDLYTAIGDFQRRERRFGKTSEQLIRIQ; the protein is encoded by the coding sequence ATGTCTGATACTCTTTTATCTCAACTTGATAAGAATAAACTGCCCCACCATATTGCAATCATTATGGATGGGAACGGGCGCTGGGCTCAGGAAAAGGGACAGAACCGCATTTTTGGCCACAGCAATGGTGTGGTCGCAGTCAGGAATTGTGTGGAGGCTTCCGCAGAATTAGGAGTACGCTACCTCACTTTGTACGCGTTTTCGACCGAAAATTGGCAAAGACCCAAAGCTGAAGTGACAGCCCTGATGGAACTATTGGTTCATACTATCAGGAAGGAAATCAAAACGCTTAATGACAACAATATTAAATTAGAAACTATAGGCGATATTAATCGTCTTCCTGCCGGTTGCTACCAGGAGCTAATGGAAGCTAAAAAAGCTACGAAGCACCATCAACGGCTCACTCTGATCCTTGCGCTTAATTACAGTGCACGATGGGACCTGATCCAGGCCACCAGGAGAATTGCAGAAGAGGTGGAGAATGGAAAGCTCAGGATAGATGAAGTAGATGAAAAATGTATTTCTCAGCACCTTACAACTGCCCCGTTCCCAAATCCGGAACTTCTAATACGAACAAGTGGAGAATACAGGATCAGTAACTTTTTGCTATGGGAATCCGCTTATACTGAATTGCATTTTTCTAAAAAGCTTTGGCCGGACTTTTCGAAGGAAGATTTATACACTGCAATTGGCGACTTCCAAAGAAGGGAGAGAAGATTTGGTAAAACCAGCGAACAACTTATTCGTATTCAATGA
- a CDS encoding OmpH family outer membrane protein: MKKIFAAALVCLAFSIISVPAQAQRFVYIDTEYILDNVPDYRSAQKQLDAMGAQWRKEIESMMEEIDKMYKDYQAEQVLLPEEARKKREDAIVQKEKEMNDFKRNKFGPEGELFQKREELIKPIQDKIFDAVQELAKEESLDFILDKSGTTTMLYTNAKYDRSDEILDIMGIQIDVEE, from the coding sequence ATGAAAAAAATATTTGCCGCAGCCCTTGTCTGCCTAGCCTTTTCCATCATTTCTGTACCTGCCCAGGCACAGCGTTTCGTCTATATTGATACGGAGTACATCCTTGACAATGTACCGGATTACCGCTCTGCACAAAAGCAACTTGACGCAATGGGCGCTCAGTGGCGAAAGGAAATTGAATCAATGATGGAGGAAATTGATAAAATGTATAAAGATTATCAGGCAGAGCAGGTTCTGCTACCCGAAGAAGCCCGGAAGAAAAGAGAAGACGCTATCGTTCAAAAGGAAAAGGAAATGAATGATTTTAAGCGGAACAAGTTCGGGCCAGAAGGTGAATTATTCCAAAAACGGGAAGAACTTATAAAACCGATTCAGGATAAAATATTTGATGCTGTGCAGGAGCTCGCAAAAGAAGAATCACTGGATTTTATTCTTGATAAATCCGGCACTACCACCATGCTGTATACAAATGCCAAATATGACAGGAGCGATGAAATTCTTGATATAATGGGCATTCAGATAGACGTGGAAGAGTAG